In Salmo salar chromosome ssa03, Ssal_v3.1, whole genome shotgun sequence, a single genomic region encodes these proteins:
- the LOC106600392 gene encoding rho GTPase-activating protein 30, whose product MRRLRRKGGNIEKVFGCHLLDHLATSCQEIPQVLRSCSEFIEKHGVVDGIYRLSGVSSNTQKLRGEFDSEGTPDLNKDVYLQDIHCVSSLCKAYFRELPNPLLTYQLYDKYAEAVAIQLEDERLVKIKDVLKELPAPHYRTLEFLMRHLVKMASYSSHTNMHARNLAIVWAPNLLRSKDIEASGFNGTAAFMEVRVQSIVVEFILTHVPQLFPDSGIGLECIKSFPSPSIHNPEKPLFRAIPFQLGNISPGDGPPAMRSYHAIIDGTDKRKGSLKSRKWKSIFNLGGRLQDPRRRNKNSTKEKESTVLRPAKSMDSLSSMPYSHESSRQGAPSTVMSPLAQPSPCPQGGADRGASTNGSDVGSGYAVTFRRGQGASVSVVSGGGGTKGTYSRLDSHCSGGISTEALQPPSRSPGLSSKADRRAGIHISRPFSVTVPLHITSGLAIGVLQGGGAERGNHSGGEESGDKGEGGEGERQEEGERHIQVEVVVEDETDRVKRRDQEVSEERRDEAEDVKVEGKEDRRKEEELNGDCVSKPSEERGEESEGGGEDTVNHENDEEEDEEGEHMEIKGSVQTALDSPNGVRNEAVATDVPYPTTMEEDDAQVQDCPLDFQDTFGFLDLMDSSASTKMFQAFSVEPHYGEDEYEDEVEQRSPELSHNKPDSVTQPPVDTQTQIQTGCQTETNTLRQTQTPTHRPLSFDQYGRANNSMSLPYMSRPFLPARCSSSEEEDNDDEDADYDREDEEDDDDMFCKSLPSSLVFNRLTWSGPQTEVENALSLPAKPSQQLDSASDDRSIGIGLSQSSEARMPPEHLDIDSPDCCNPSEEVLRNSKAEEENRLEAIDLLEEEDAGQDPDNQEKDQADTLTNTCTESTEIQECCHSVETSMMKEEETPGDIERGLASASSSTDCEEASLQTTAEEEDTGVHLQLRDEEDLRSHCGEGVISEGYNGDTVSEAEKADSQEHLLTACRIVSCAEEPKNILNERSEVVSAGGAMEQLENSAERDSEGKEEDVEEEMEEREDRNGGQFNKQEGEVTRTETEKREVLKELEKTEGVDFGAREQRGMIEEEERIAGEEGEVGEEDIYEIMSILARDDMMESGERKDREGETEESKVMEEVIETNEGESIRVQQKEIDKEGESKASEEMSAKEETKREVEGVDTMGETEEEAAAEGMENMLIEHVLKRRERTIDLMKNVVGEGDEEGDKEMEVGGVIRDEEGDSIHVVQQETEERESTGPDKENEGETKDQLQIPTVIEESEEELKEVQIYIKELNEGQKERRGSKVGSEKGVGRVLVKSKQQTPPKVYQSRSVPMVPPKPHHCRITALNLRQEQQRERREADRATGKGKVHGALGQQDKDKERKMEGKPEHDKVCETEQQWNEKGEDEDRGKREWQAQWGGERRRDVEEGGMRDMMKNSQISMCFDEAVEMEIKRGSEEEGSSEREKQKD is encoded by the exons ATGCGGAGACTCCGGAGAAAAGGAGGGAACATTGAGAAGGTGTTTGGCTGTCACCTGTTGGACCACCTGGCTACAAGCTGTCAGGAGA TTCCTCAGGTGCTGCGAAGCTGCAGTGAATTCATTGAGAAGCATGGGGTTGTAGATGGGATCTACAGGCTATCTGGGGTGTCATCCAACACACAGAAACTTCg GGGTGAGTTTGACAGTGAGGGAACCCCAGATCTCAATAAGGATGTGTACCTGCAGGACATTCACTGTGTCAGCTCTCTCTGCAAGGCCTACTTCAGAGAGTTGCCCAATCCTCTCCTCACATACCAGCTCTATGACAAATATGCT GAAGCTGTGGCAATTCAGCTGGAGGACGAGAGGCTGGTGAAGATCAAGGACGTGCTGAAGGAATTACCTGCTCCCCATTACAG AACTCTAGAGTTCCTGATGCGTCACCTTGTAAAGATGGCTTCTTATTCCTCACACACCAACATGCATGCCCGGAACCTCGCCATTGTTTGGGCTCCAAACCTTCTCAG GTCAAAAGACATTGAGGCGTCAGGGTTTAACGGTACTGCAGCCTTCATGGAGGTGAGGGTCCAGTCCATCGTAGTGGAATTTATCCTCACCCACGTGCCCCAGCTGTTTCCTGATTCAG GTATTGGTCTGGAGTGTATTAAGTCATTCCCATCTCCCTCAATACACAATCCAGAGAAACCTTTATTCCGGGCCATTCCATTCCAGTTAGGCAATATCAGCCCAGGGGACGGCCCCCCGGCCATGCGCTCATATCACGCCATCATCGACGGCACAGACAA GAGGAAGGGATCTCTCAAGAGCAGGAAGTGGAAGTCCATCTTCAATTTAGGAGGCAGACTCCAAGACCCGAGACGAAGGAACAAGAACTCAACCAAAG AAAAAGAGAGCACTGTCTTAAGGCCTGCAAAGAGCATGGATTCCCTGAGCTCAATGCCCTATTCGCATGAAA GTTCCAGACAAGGAGCCCCTTCCACTGTCATGTCCCCCCTGGCTcagccctctccctgtccccaagGTGGTGCGGATCGAGGGGCATCCACTAATGGTAGTGATGTGGGCAGTGGGTATGCTGTGACCTTCCGGAGGGGTCAGGGGGCTAGTGTGAGTGTAGTGAGCGGGGGCGGGGGAACAAAGGGCACATACAGTCGACTGGACAGTCACTGTAGTGGGGGCATCAGCACTGAGGCTCTGCAACCCCCATCCAGATCCCCAGGACTCTCCAGCAAAGCGGACCGGCGGGCAGGGATACACATCTCCAGACCTTTCTCAGTCACCGTCCCCCTTCACATCACATCAGGCCTGGCCATTGGGGTGCTGCAGGGGGGTGGAGCAGAAAGGGGCAATCatagcggaggagaggagagcggagataagggagagggtggggagggtgagagacaggaggaaggggAAAGGCACATCCAAGTGGAAGTTGTGGTGGAGGACGAGACTGACAGAGTCAAGAGAAGAGATCAAGAGGtatcggaggagaggagagatgaggcagAGGATGTTAAAGTTGAAGGAAAAGAAGACAGAAGAAAGGAGGAGGAACTGAATGGGGACTGTGTATCTAAGCCAtcagaggagaggggtgaagagagtgagggtggaggagaggatacAGTAAACCATGAAAAcgatgaagaggaggatgaagagggagaacACATGG AAATCAAAGGCTCTGTGCAGACTGCCCTGGATTCTCCAAATGGTGTCAGAAATGAGGCAGTTGCCACAGATGTGCCGTACCCTACGACGATGGAGGAGGACGATGCACAAGTCCAGGACTGTCCACTAGACTTTCAGGATACTTTTGGATTCCTGGACCTCATGGACAGCAGTGCCTCCAccaag atGTTCCAGGCGTTCTCAGTGGAGCCTCATTATGGGGAAGATGAGTATGAGGACGAGGTGGAGCAGAGATCCCCTGAACTCTCACATAACAAACCAGACTCTGTCACACAGccacctgtagacacacagacacaaatacagACAGGCTGccaaacagagacaaacacactgaGGCAGACACAAACGCCCACACACAGACCTCTAAGCTTTGATCAATATGGACGAGCCAACAACTCAATGAGTCTACCTTACATGTCCAGGCCCTTCCTGCCTGCTCGGTGCTCTTCCTCTGAAGAAGAGGATAATGACGACGAAGATGCTGATTACGACAGAGAAGATGAGGAGGACGATGATGACATGTTCTGTAAAAGTCTACCATCTAGTTTGGTGTTCAACAGACTGACATGGAGTGGGCCTCAGACTGAAGTGGAGAACGCTTTGTCCCTCCCTGCTAAGCCCTCACAACAATTGGACAGTGCATCTGATGACAGGTCCATAGGAATTGGTCTATCACAGAGTTCTGAGGCCAGAATGCCTCCTGAGCACTTGGACATTGATTCCCCTGATTGCTGTAACCCATCAGAAGAGGTCTTGAGGAATAGCAAGGCTGAAGAAGAGAATAGACTGGAAGCGATAGacctgttggaggaggaggatgcaggGCAGGATCCAGACAACCAGGAGAAAGATCAGGCAGACACACTGACGAATACATGCACAGAAAG CACTGAGATACAAGAATGTTGTCACTCAGTTGAAACGAGCATGATGAAGGAAGAGGAAACACCAGGTGACATTGAGAGGGGCCTCGCTTCAGCATCCTCATCAACTGACTGTGAGGAGGCCTCACTGCAGACCACTGCAGAGGAAGAGGACACTGGAGTTCACCTGCAGCTCAGAGATGAGGAGGACCTGAGGAGTCACTGTGGTGAAGGTGTGATTTCAGAGGGTTACAATGGCGATACCGTGAGCGAAGCCGAGAAAGCAGATTCACAAGAGCATTTACTCACTGCCTGTCGTATAGTTTCCTGTGCTGAAGAGCCAAAGAACATACTCAATGAGCGATCGGAGGTAGTTTCAGCTGGGGGCGCAATGGAGCAGCTTGAAAATAGTGCTGAGAGGGATAGCGAGGGAAAGGAGGAAGAtgtagaggaagagatggaggaaagAGAAGATAGAAATGGGGGACAATTTAACAAACAAGAAGGAGAGGTAACAAGAACTGAGACTGAGAAGAGAGAGGTATTAAAGGAGTTGGAAAAAACAGAAGGGGTGGACTTTGGGGCGAGGGAGCAAAGAGGAATGATTGAAGAAGAGGAAAGGATTGcaggtgaggaaggggaagtAGGAGAAGAAGACATTTATGAGATAATGAGCATATTAGCCAGGGATGACATGATGGAaagtggagagaggaaggatagGGAAGGGGAGACTGAGGAAAGTAAAGTTATGGAGGAGGTGATAGAAACCAATGAGGGAGAGAGTATTAGAGTACAGCAGAAAGAGATAGATAAGGAAGGGGAGAGTAAGGCAAGTGAAGAGATGAGTGCAAAAGAAGAGACGAAGCGAGAGGTGGAAGGAGTGGATACCATGGGAGAGACTGAGGAAGAGGCAGCTGCAGAGGGGATGGAAAATATGTTGATTGAGCATGTTttaaagagaagagaaagaactaTAGATCTGATGAAGAATGTtgtgggagagggagatgaggagggagataaagagaTGGAAGTGGGAGGTGTAATCAGGGACGAAGAAGGAGATAGTATACATGTGGTCCAACAGGAGACAGAGGAACGTGAATCAACAGGGCCAGATAAGGAGAATGAAGGAGAGACAAAAGACCAACTACAGATACCAACAGTAATAGAGGAAAGCGAGGAAGAACTGAAAGAGGTCCAGATTTACATCAAAGAATTGAATGAGGGACAGAAGGAAAGGAGAGGTAGTAAAGTGGGGTCTGAAAAAGGGGTGGGGAGAGTGCTGGTCAAGTCTAAACAACAAACCCCACCTAAAGTGTATCAATCAAGATCAGTGCCAATGGTACCACCCAAGCCACATCACTGCCGAATAACTGCACTGAACCTCAGACAAGAGCagcaaagggagaggagagaggcagacagagccaCGGGGAAGGGAAAGGTACACGGGGCTTTGGGACAGCAAGATaaggacaaagagagaaagatggaaggGAAGCCAGAGCATGACAAAGTCTGCGAGACAGAACAACAGTGGAATGAGAAAGGGGAAGATGAGGACAGAGGCAAAAGGGAGTGGCAGGCacagtggggaggggagaggaggagagatgtggaAGAGGGGGGAATGAGAGACATGATGAAGAACAGTCAAATAAGTATGTGTTTTGATGAAGCTGTTGAAATGGAAAtcaagagagggagcgaggaagAGGGCAGCagtgagagggagaaacagaaagaTTGA
- the LOC106600395 gene encoding zinc finger protein 263: MASCNFQSQLLSIMEVLAKAAVAEINKRVDDSCAVIRLEMTQSQQDIDVLKRKCQIMESELKKTRVRRKERSSYPVNIVLNKQRSNSQWRDGEMAVEEDSQPQPTDGEQRAETEHIVIKDEETAENVWKTDPQEELRITGDESGSKPGQPQSFEQRRCDEDFITQPNISSEDSVEHCPNSDGPEEPGIPRPASTEVFSTEQHRPAEDEDSQELVMVKDEKEEELDQTTALAGPDQFVMDETDGQLWTSVDPGRDTDPDGHPDFSFHGAEEYSQNISIFPSHSGLPSVGPSVHSSIGKPHANMFSAAAHMKKHVRTLADATRQQMPEGQSSETLNSNNDGNSLAIQPRQHQYRASEATVRMSECMTGSNMATTSTFSGYSLSRSSFNMVKRMRTQWRSGGTTERRFSCTFCGKSFQRFSQLKEHLRSHTGEKPYTCEQCGRSFTKQCNLIRHAVVHSGEKPYECTQCGKCFTRRSSMKSHQRTHIGENPVSQHVVPAYPGDPHTSLMLSQTRWNK, encoded by the exons ATGGCCAGCTGCAATTTTCAGTCGCAGTTGTTATCCATTATGGAGGTATTAGCTAAAGCAGCTGTAGCAGAAATAAACAAACGAGTTGATGATAGCTGTGCAGTTATACGTTTGGAAATGACCCAAAGCCAGCAAGATATTGATGTTCTGAAAAGGAAGTGTCAAATAATGGAAAGCGAGCTGAAGAAGACACGAGTCAGAAGAAAAG AGAGATCGTCATATCCAGTCAATATTGTTTTGAACAAGCAGAGGAGTAACTCacagtggagagatggagagatggctgTTGAAGAGGACTCTCAACCCCAG CCTACAGATggggagcagagagcagagactgAACACATAGTGATCAAAGATGAGGAGACAGCAGAGAATGTGTGGAAAACAGACCCTCAGGAAGAGCTCAGGATCACTGGAGATG AGTCTGGATCCAAGCCTGGGCAACCACAATCCTTTGAGCAACGGCGCTGTGACGAGGACTTCATCACACAACCCAACATATCTTCTGAAGACTCAGTGGAACATTGCCCCAATTCTGATGGTCCAGAGGAACCAGGCATTCCCCGGCCTGCATCTACAGAGGTGTTCAGCACAGAGCAGCACCGCCCAGCCGAGGACGAGGACTCACAAGAGCTAGTGATGGTGAAGGATGAGAAAGAGGAGGAGCTGGATCAGACCACGGCCCTGGCAGGACCTGACCAGTTTGTCATGGATGAGACTGATGGGCAGCTGTGGACCTCTGTGGATCCAGGCAGAGACACTGACCCTGATGGCCACCCAGATTTCTCCTTTCATGGCGCAGAAGAGTACTCTCAGAATATCTCAATTTTTCCATCTCACAGTGGGCTGCCATCCGTAGGGCCATCGGTTCACTCTTCTATAGGGAAACCACACGCTAACATGTTCAGTGCAGCAGCACACATGAAAAAACATGTCAGGACATTGGCTGATGCGACTAGACAACAGATGCCAGAAGGACAGAGCAGCGAGACGCTGAACTCAAATAATGACGGAAATAGTTTAGCTATACAGCCAAGGCAGCATCAGTACAGGGCTTCAGAAGCAACAGTGAGAATGAGTGAGTGCATGACCGGGTCAAACATGGCCACCACCTCCACCTTCTCTGGATACAGCCTGAGTCGCAGTAGTTTTAACATGGTGAAGAGGATGAGGACTCAGTGGAGGTCCGGCGGCACCACTGAGAGGCGTTTCAGCTGCACCTTCTGTGGGAAGAGCTTCCAGCGTTTCAGCCAGCTCAAAGAACACCTCCGGAGTCACACCGGAGAGAAACCGTACACCTGCGAACAGTGTGGCAGGAGTTTCACCAAGCAGTGCAACCTGATCAGACATGCTGTGGTCCACAGCGGGGAGAAGCCCTACGAGTGCACACAGTGTGGGAAATGCTTCACCCGGCGCTCCAGTATGAAGTCACATCAGAGAACTCACATCGGAGAGAATCCAGTGTCTCAACATGTGGTACCTGCATACCCTGGGGATCCACACACAAGTTTAATGTTGTCTCAGACCAGATGGAACAAATAG
- the LOC106600397 gene encoding zinc finger protein 286A, with translation MAQLVSIMEVLAKAAVAEINKRVDDSCAVIRLEITQSQRDIDVLKRKCQMMESELKKTRGQVRRKVLYPMASERSSYPVKIVLNKQKSKSQWRDGAMAVEEDSQPQPTDVEQRAETEPILIKDEETAEDVWETDPQEELRITGEESGSKPGQPPSFEQRHFDEDFITQPNISPEDSVEHCPNSDGPEEPGTPRLASTEVFSTEQHQPAEDEDSQEQVMVKVEKKEVLDQTTTLAGPDQFVMDETDGQLWTSVDPGRDTDPDGHPDFSFHAIEEYSQNISIFPSHSGLPSLPTMTDDVGPSVHSSIGKPHANMFSAAAHMKRHVRTLADETRQQMPERQSSETLNSNNDGNSLALQPRQHQHRASEATVRMSECMTGSNMATTSTFSGYGLSRSSFNMVKRMRTQWRSGGTTREKPYTCEQCGRSFPKQYNLIRHAVVHSGEKPYKCTQCGKCFTQRSSMKSHQRTHIVESPVSQYGVPVYPGDPHTSLSQTRWNK, from the exons ATGGCGCAGTTGGTATCCATTATGGAGGTTTTAGCTAAAGCAGCTGTAGCAGAAATTAACAAACGTGTTGATGATAGCTGTGCAGTTATACGTTTGGAAATTACCCAAAGCCAGCGAGATATTGATGTACTGAAAAGGAAGTGTCAAATGATGGAGAGCGAGCTGAAGAAGACACGAGGACAAGTCAGGAGAAAAG TTCTTTACCCCATGGCATCAGAGAGATCTTCATATCCAGTCAAGATTGTTTTGAACAAGCAGAAGAGTAAATCACAGTGGAGAGATGGAGCGATGGCTGTTGAAGAGGACTCTCAACCCCAG CCTACAGATgtggagcagagagcagagactgAACCCATACTGATCAAAGATGAAGAGACAGCAGAGGATGTGTGGGAGACTGACCCTCAGGAAGAGCTCAGGATCACTGGAGAGG AGTCTGGTTCCAAGCCTGGGCAACCACCATCCTTTGAGCAACGGCACTTTGATGAGGACTTCATCACACAACCCAACATATCTCCTGAAGACTCAGTGGAACATTGCCCCAATTCTGATGGTCCAGAGGAACCAGGCACACCCCGGCTCGCATCTACAGAGGTGTTCAGCACAGAGCAACACCAGCCAGCCGAGGATGAGGACTCACAAGAGCAAGTGATGGTGAAGGTTGAGAAAAAGGAGGTGCTGGATCAGACCACAACCCTGGCAGGACCTGACCAGTTTGTCATGGATGAGACTGATGGGCAGCTGTGGACATCTGTGGATCCAGGCAGAGACACTGACCCTGATGGCCATCCAGATTTCTCCTTTCATGCCATAGAGGAGTACTCTCAGAATATCTCAATTTTCCCATCTCACAGTGGGCTTCCATCCCTTCCTACTATGACAGATGATGTAGGACCATCGGTTCACTCTTCTATAGGGAAACCACATGCTAACATGTTCAGTGCAGCAGCACACATGAAAAGACATGTCAGGACATTGGCTGATGAGACTAGACAACAGATGCCAGAAAGACAGAGCAGCGAGACGCTGAACTCAAATAATGACGGAAATAGTTTAGCTCTACAGCCAAGGCAGCATCAGCACAGGGCTTCAGAAGCAACAGTGAGAATGAGTGAGTGCATGACAGGGTCAAACATGGCCACCACCTCCACCTTCTCTGGATACGGCCTGAGTCGCAGTAGTTTTAACATGGTGAAGAGAATGAGGACTCAGTGGAGGTCAGGCGGCACCACCAGAGAGAAACCGTACACCTGCGAACAGTGTGGCAGGAGTTTCCCCAAGCAGTACAACCTGATCAGACATGCTGTGGTCCACAGCGGGGAGAAGCCCTACAAGTGCACACAGTGTGGGAAATGCTTCACCCAGCGTTCCAGTATGAAGTCACATCAGAGAACTCACATAGTAGAGAGTCCGGTGTCCCAATATGGGGTACCCGTGTACCCTGGGGATCCACACACAAGTTTGTCTCAGACGAGATGGAACAAATAA